TGATGCCGGAGGAACTGGCAATGTTCGCCGTGGCGCGCGATCCGGTCCGGTTCCTGGCCATGCGGTTTGCGGCCAAGGAGGCGATCGTCAAGGCGATGGGTACGGGGTTCGCGCACGGGATGTGGATTCGCGACGCCGGCGTGCGGCCGGATCGCCGCGGCAGACCGCAGATCATTTTTTCCGAGCGTGGCCGGCGCGTGTGCGACGAGATGGGGATCGGCGAGGGGCACCTGACCCTGTCGGATGAAGCCGGGCTGATCGTGGCGGTCGCGGTGCTCATGCTGAAGGAGCAGGGAGGGCGGCGATGACCACGCTGGCATTCGACATCGAGACCGTGCCGGACGTGGCGCTCGGGCGGCGGCTGTACGGCCTGGACGGGATCGGGGACGAGGACGTGGCCAAGGCGATGAGCTTCCGGCAGATGCAGGCGACCGGCAGCGAGTTCCTGCCGCTGTACCAGCAGCGCATCGTCGCGATCTCCGTGGTCATGCGACGCCAGGATGAGATCAAAGTCTGGAGTCTTGGCGCGCCGGACAGCGACGAGCGCGAGCTCGTGCGACGTTTCTTCGACGGCATCGACCGGTACACGCCGGTGCTGGTGTCGTGGAACGGTGGCGGCTTCGATCTGCCCGTGCTGCATTATCGCGCGCTGCTGCACCAGGTCGCCTCGCGCCGTTACTGGGACGTCGGCGACGAGGACCGCGAGTTCCGCTACAACAATTACCTCGGCCGGTTTCACTGGCGGCATATCGACCTGATGGACGTGATCTCGGGTTTTCAGAACCGCGGGCGCGCCGGGCTCAACGATACGGCCGTGATGCTCGGTTTCCCCGGCAAGCTGGGGTTCGATGGCAGCAAAGTCTGGGACGCGTACCTGGCGGGTGAGATCGTCGCGATCCGCAATTACTGCGAGACCGACGCGCTGAACACGTACCTGGTGTACCTGCGGTTCGAACTCATCCGGGGCGAACTCGACGAGCAGGGTCTCGGGCGCGAACTCGAGCGGGTGCGCGGGATGCTGGCCGACTCCGGGCAGGCGCATCTGCGCGAGTTTCTCGACGCCTGGGAAACTGCTGCCACGGGCGCCCGGGCGTGAGCGGCCGCAGGGCGATCCGCCGGCTCCGCGACGCGACGCCGGAGACGGCCGAGGTGCTCGACGACACGCCGGAAGGCCACGGCATCGCCAGTATCGACGGCAAACGGGTGTTCATCGCCGGGGCGTTGCGTGGCGAGACGGTCAGCCTGCGCCGGGTGTCGAGTCGGCGCAATTACGACGAGGCGCAGCTGCTGGCGATCAACGCGGCGTCCGCCGAACGCACCGAGCCACGCTGCGAGGCGTTCGGGCGTTGCGGCGGCTGCGCATTGCAACACCTCACCGCGGCGGCCCAGCTACGGCTCAAGGAACGCGCGTTGCTCGAAGCGCTGCGTCGTATCGGTGGCGTCGCGCCGGCGCGCGTGCTGCCGGCCGTGGCCGGGCCTTCATGGGCATATCGGCGCCGGGCTCGCCTCGCCGTGCGTCACGTGGCGGGAAAAGGGCGGGTGCTGGTCGGCTTCTCCGAGCGGGCCAGCTCCAGGATTGCCGAGATGAGTCGTTGCGAAACGCTGCATCCGGCTGTCGCGCAGTTGCCGGGTGAACTCGCCGCGTTGATCGGCGGCCTCGCATTGCATGATCGCATCCCCCAGGTCGAGGTCGCCGTCGGCGACAACGCCATTGCGCTGGTGTTCCGGGTGCTCGTCCAGCCAGGCGAAGCCGATCTGGCTATGCTCCGGGCGTTTCGCGACCGCTGCCGCGTGCAGGTGTTGCTGCAGTCGGGTGGCCCGGGCTGCGTCACGCCGCTCGACGCAGGGGTGGACGACCGGGAGCTGTGGTACACGATCGGAGACCCGCCGCTGCGGATGTGCTTCGGGCCGACGGATTTCATCCAGGTCAACGCCGCCATCAACGAGCGGTTGGTCGCACTGGCGCTCGAGTTGCTGCAGCCGAACCCTGCATCACGGGTGCTGGACCTCTACTGCGGCATCGGCAATTTCTCCCTGCCGCTGGCGCAGCGAGGGGCGTACGTGCTCGGGCTGGAGGGCGATCCGGCCATGACGGCGCGCGCCCGCCACAATGCCCAGCTCAACGGTATCGAGCAGGCGGAGTTCCGCGTGGCCGACCTTGGCGCGCCGGACGCGTGTGGCGCGATGCTCGCAGCCGCGCCCGGTTTCGACGCAGCGCTCATCGATCCGCCACGGGCCGGGGCGGCGGCGGTGCTGCCGTTTTTGGCCGCGAGCGGGGTCCGGCGCATCCTGTATGTGTCCTGTCATCCGGCGACGCTCGCGCGTGATTGCGGAGCGTTGATCACGAACCTCGGCTATCGGCTGAGCGCGGCGGGCGTGCTCGACATGTTTCCGCATACCAGTCACAGCGAGTCGGTCGCGTTGCTGGAGCGGGATTGAGGGTACCGGCGTGAGGCGGCTACGCATCAGCCTGACCGGCCAGTACCTGGAGGTGCTCGATGAGGAGCGGCCCGTCCTGCGATTTGCGGTATCGACGTCGCGCTACGGACCGGGCGAGAGGGAAGGCAGCGGCTGCACGCCGCGCGGCCGGCACGTCATCCGGGCCATGATCGGAGACGGCTTGCCGGCGGGTGCGGTGCTGCGGGGTCGCCGTCCGACCGGCGAGGTCTGGAGCCCGGCGCTCGCCCAGAGCCGGCCGGGCGCCGACTGGATCCTCAGCCGCATCCTGTGGCTGTCCGGGTGCGAACCGGGCCGCAACCGGCTCGGCGAAGTGGACAGCATGCGCCGATTCATCTATATCCACGGCACACCGGACAGCGAACCCATGGGTGTGCCTTTCTCACATGGCTGCATCAGGATGCGGAACGACGACGTGATCCGCCTGTTCAAAATGGTTGCAGCGGGTACGCCCGTCGACATCGTGCCATGACCCTCGGTCCGCTGATGATCGATGTGCAGGGAGTGCGGCTCACGCCACAGGAGGCCGGCTGTCTGCGCAGCCCGCAGGTCGGCGGGGTGATCCTGTTCTCGCGTAATTTTGCCGACCGCGAGCAGCTGCGGATGCTGACCGCGGAGATCCGTGCGGTACGCCAGCCGGGGCTGCTGATCGCGGTGGACCAGGAGGGCGGACGGGTGCAGCGTTTCCGCGAGGGGTTCACCGCGCTTCCCGCGCTGCGCTGGCTTGGACACGAATATGACCTCGATCCGGATCGGGCGCGGCACCTGGCGTTCACCTGTGGCTGGATCATGGCGAGCGAGCTGCTCGATGTCGGGGTCGATTTCAGCTTCGCCCCGTGCGTGGATCTCGACTGGGGAATGAGCGAGGTCATCGGCGACCGTGCCCTGCACGGCGAGCCGGATGTAGTGGCGTCGCTGGCGCTGTCCTACATCCAGGGCATGCGCGCCGCCGGTATGCCCGCCGTCGCAAAGCACTTCCCTGGACATGGTGCGGTGCGGGCAGATTCGCACCTGGAGTTGCCGGAAGACCGCCGCAGCTACTTCGAGATGCAGGACGACCTGGCGCCGTATCGCCGGCTGATCGATTACGGCTTGCCGGGCATCATGGTCGCGCATGTGCGCTATCCGCAGATCGACACCCGTATCGCGAGCCTCTCCCCGGTCTGGATCGGGCGCGAACTGCGCGGCACGCTCGGCTTCGCGGGGGCGGTGTTCTCCGATGACCTGAACATGGCGGGTGCCGCCGTCGCCGGCGACGTGCCGGAGCGGGTTCGAGCCGCACTCGGCGCAGGTGCCGACATGGCACTGGTCTGCAACAACCCGGACGCCGCGAGCCAGTCGATCGAGGCGCTGGCTGGTTTTGCGAACCCTGCGGCCCACGGGCGGTTGGTCGCCATGCGGGGCCATCCGGTGCGTGACCCGGCCCCGGCGCTGCACGCGCTGCCACAGTGGCAACAGGCCATCGCGGAGCTTGCCGCTGCCCGGCAACGGCCGCCACTGGAGTTGCATGGCTGACGAGCCGGTTCCCGGCGCCCGGCTGGTGGTTCCGTCCGCGGCCGTGCACGAGGCCTGGGCGCGGCTGGCTGCCGGCGTGCAAGGCTACGTGGACCGGGGTCCCTGCGTGCTGATCGGGGTATTGCTCGGGGGAGTGGTGCCGCTGGTCAACATTGCCGTGCGCCTGCGCGGCGATTTCCTGCTCGATTACTGCCACCTGACGCGCTACCGCGGTGGCCTGCGCGGCGGCACGATCGAGTGGGTGCAACGGCCGCAGCAGTCATTGCACGGCAAGACCGTCGTGCTGGTCGATGACGTCTTCGACGAGGGGCACACGCTGGCTGAGTTGCGACGTTACTGCACCGGAGCCGGAGCGGCGCAGGTCGTGGTCGCGGTGCTGGTGCGCAAACGTCATCCGCGCGCTGTTGCGGATCTCGAACCCGACCTCGTTGGCGTGGAAGCGGGCGACGAGTACCTGTTCGGCTGCGGCATGGATTACCGCGGGCGTTGGCGTCATCTCGACGCGATCTATGCGCTGCCGAATGCGCCGGCGCAGCCCCGGTGAAGCGGGTAGCACTGATTGGCGGAACGGGCGCCGGACGCATCGTCCCGGAAACGGCCCACAGCCGTGCGGTGACGCAGACCCGCTGGGGCAGGGCGTCCGCCGCTACGCGCGTCTGGGAGCACGGAGATCTCGAGGTGGTCTTCCTGCCCCGACACGGCGAGGCGGGCGCCATACCGCCGCACAAGGTCAACTACCGTGCCAACATCGAATGCCTGCGTGCGCTCGCGCCCGCTGCCGTGATCGGCATCAATGCCGTTGGCGGCATCACGCCGCCGGCCTGGCCCGGGCGGCTGGTGCTGCCCGATCAGCTGATCGACTACACCTGGGGACGTGAGCACACGTTCAGCGACGGCGCCAACGCGGGTCTGCAACACGTCGAGTTCGATCCGCCCTTCGACGAAGCGCTGCGAAGTGCGCTGGCGCAAGCGGCCCTTGCGGCCGGAGTGGACGTTCTGGCGACCGCTACCTACGGCGTGACGCAGGGTCCGCGGCTGGAGACGGCGGCGGAAATCGACCGGCTTGCCGCTGACGGCTGCGACATCGTCGGCATGACGGCCATGCCGGAGGCGGCGCTTGCCCGTGAAGCAGGCCTGCGCTACGCCGTCTGCGCAGTCGTCGTCAACCGCGCCGCCGGGCGCCTGGCACCCGGCGCGACCATCCACGGCGACATGGGGCAGTTTCTCGACGTGGCGCTCGGCCACGCCGGGCGTGCCCTGCGGGCATGGTTCGAAATGTGGTGAACCGCCGGCGCGGCGCTGCCGTTGCGG
This genomic interval from Gammaproteobacteria bacterium contains the following:
- the acpS gene encoding holo-ACP synthase; translated protein: MIFGIGTDILERRRIEDTYQRFGARFAQRLLMPEELAMFAVARDPVRFLAMRFAAKEAIVKAMGTGFAHGMWIRDAGVRPDRRGRPQIIFSERGRRVCDEMGIGEGHLTLSDEAGLIVAVAVLMLKEQGGRR
- a CDS encoding phosphoribosyltransferase family protein; the encoded protein is MADEPVPGARLVVPSAAVHEAWARLAAGVQGYVDRGPCVLIGVLLGGVVPLVNIAVRLRGDFLLDYCHLTRYRGGLRGGTIEWVQRPQQSLHGKTVVLVDDVFDEGHTLAELRRYCTGAGAAQVVVAVLVRKRHPRAVADLEPDLVGVEAGDEYLFGCGMDYRGRWRHLDAIYALPNAPAQPR
- the rlmD gene encoding 23S rRNA (uracil(1939)-C(5))-methyltransferase RlmD: MSGRRAIRRLRDATPETAEVLDDTPEGHGIASIDGKRVFIAGALRGETVSLRRVSSRRNYDEAQLLAINAASAERTEPRCEAFGRCGGCALQHLTAAAQLRLKERALLEALRRIGGVAPARVLPAVAGPSWAYRRRARLAVRHVAGKGRVLVGFSERASSRIAEMSRCETLHPAVAQLPGELAALIGGLALHDRIPQVEVAVGDNAIALVFRVLVQPGEADLAMLRAFRDRCRVQVLLQSGGPGCVTPLDAGVDDRELWYTIGDPPLRMCFGPTDFIQVNAAINERLVALALELLQPNPASRVLDLYCGIGNFSLPLAQRGAYVLGLEGDPAMTARARHNAQLNGIEQAEFRVADLGAPDACGAMLAAAPGFDAALIDPPRAGAAAVLPFLAASGVRRILYVSCHPATLARDCGALITNLGYRLSAAGVLDMFPHTSHSESVALLERD
- the nagZ gene encoding beta-N-acetylhexosaminidase, yielding MTLGPLMIDVQGVRLTPQEAGCLRSPQVGGVILFSRNFADREQLRMLTAEIRAVRQPGLLIAVDQEGGRVQRFREGFTALPALRWLGHEYDLDPDRARHLAFTCGWIMASELLDVGVDFSFAPCVDLDWGMSEVIGDRALHGEPDVVASLALSYIQGMRAAGMPAVAKHFPGHGAVRADSHLELPEDRRSYFEMQDDLAPYRRLIDYGLPGIMVAHVRYPQIDTRIASLSPVWIGRELRGTLGFAGAVFSDDLNMAGAAVAGDVPERVRAALGAGADMALVCNNPDAASQSIEALAGFANPAAHGRLVAMRGHPVRDPAPALHALPQWQQAIAELAAARQRPPLELHG
- a CDS encoding 3'-5' exonuclease, producing MTTLAFDIETVPDVALGRRLYGLDGIGDEDVAKAMSFRQMQATGSEFLPLYQQRIVAISVVMRRQDEIKVWSLGAPDSDERELVRRFFDGIDRYTPVLVSWNGGGFDLPVLHYRALLHQVASRRYWDVGDEDREFRYNNYLGRFHWRHIDLMDVISGFQNRGRAGLNDTAVMLGFPGKLGFDGSKVWDAYLAGEIVAIRNYCETDALNTYLVYLRFELIRGELDEQGLGRELERVRGMLADSGQAHLREFLDAWETAATGARA
- a CDS encoding L,D-transpeptidase, giving the protein MRRLRISLTGQYLEVLDEERPVLRFAVSTSRYGPGEREGSGCTPRGRHVIRAMIGDGLPAGAVLRGRRPTGEVWSPALAQSRPGADWILSRILWLSGCEPGRNRLGEVDSMRRFIYIHGTPDSEPMGVPFSHGCIRMRNDDVIRLFKMVAAGTPVDIVP
- a CDS encoding S-methyl-5'-thioinosine phosphorylase, with amino-acid sequence MKRVALIGGTGAGRIVPETAHSRAVTQTRWGRASAATRVWEHGDLEVVFLPRHGEAGAIPPHKVNYRANIECLRALAPAAVIGINAVGGITPPAWPGRLVLPDQLIDYTWGREHTFSDGANAGLQHVEFDPPFDEALRSALAQAALAAGVDVLATATYGVTQGPRLETAAEIDRLAADGCDIVGMTAMPEAALAREAGLRYAVCAVVVNRAAGRLAPGATIHGDMGQFLDVALGHAGRALRAWFEMW